The Nocardia sp. NBC_01503 sequence CGGAATCGCCACCGACTTCGACGCGGTCATCGCGCGCGGTATGGCCAAGAATCCGGCCGACCGATACCCGACCGCGGGCGCACTGGCCGAGGCGGCGCGAATTGCGCAACGCAGCCGACTCCGGGAGGCCGGGCACGGGCCGGGGACGCCGCTTCCGCCCACCTCGAATCCGTCGGGGCACCCCGCGCCAGGGTTCGACGCGGAGGGGCCGGATACCGCTGTCACGCAGTTCAATCCACTGCACCCGCCACGGGTCGGGCCGCACACCACACCCGCCGCGACCGCGGACACCCACGTGGTGCGCCCGGCGACCCCCGACCCCGCGAAACGCTCACTGAGCGCCCTGATGTGGGCCGCCTCCGCCATGATCCTGATCGTCGCGATCGGCGTGGTCGCGGTCCCGCTCATCCGCCACGGCTCGACCGAATCGAACTCCGCGACCGCCCCCCAGGCCACCACCATGGTCCCCACGAGTCCGGTGCGCACCGGCTCTCCCGCCCCCAGCACGGGCCCGCTGACCCGGGCGAGCCCGTTGATCACCCCGCCCCCGACCGATACCGCGAGCGCCCTGGCCAATTTCGTCCAGGAACATTACGCGCTGCTGCCGCGCAATCCGGCGGCCGCCTGGGCACGCCTGACCCCGCGCTACCAGGGCTATATCGGCGGCTACGACACCTACCGATCCTTCTGGGGCACAGTCGATTCCGTCACCATAGGGAATGTGGCCGCGGATCCGGTCGCACTGACGGTCACCTACCGTCTGTCCTTCCGGTACAACAACGGCACACCGATCACCTCCGAACAGCGCCGCGCCCAACTGGTGCGCAATGGCGACACATTCCTGATCGACAGCGCCGAACCGATTTCCTGACCGCCGTTCCGCCGGTCACCGGCGGCCGGTTCACCCACCGGTCGGCTGGAAGCCGGTCGCGCCGAAAGGAGATCGGCACCGGCCGCACGACCGGCGAAGCGCCCCGCCGCATGATGAGTGCGACGGGGCGTCCGATTCCCTATTTCGGTTCTCGCCCAGCGTTTTTCAGGGCGATTCGCAGGGCGTACTCGATTTGGGCGTTGATGCTGCGGAGATCGTCGGCGGCCCATTTGGCGATGGCGTCGTGGACGCCGGGGTCGAGGCGGAGCAGGACCCGTTTGGGCTCGCGTTTGGGCGCCGGCATCAGTTGTAGAGGGTGCCGGTGTTCACGACGGGCTGGGCGGCGCGGTCGCCGCAGAGCACGACCAGAAGGTTGGAGACCATCGCCGCTTTGCGCTCCTCGTCGAGTTCGACCATGCCCTCGGCCGCGAGGCGCTCCAGGGCCAGGCCGACCATGCCGACCGCGCCCTCCACGATACGGGTGCGGGCGGCCACGATCTGCGAGGCCTGCTGGCGCACCAGCATGGACTGGGCGATCTCGGGGGCGTAGGCCAGGTGCGTGATGCGGGCCTCGATGACCTCGATCCCGGCGAGGTCGGTGCGTTCGCGCAGTTCGGTGGTGAGTTCCTCGGCGACGGTGCTGCCATCGCGCAGGCTGGTGCGAGTGGTGTCGTCATGCGCGTCGTACGGGTGGGTGGTGGCCAGATGCCGTACGGCCGCCTCGGACTGGGTCTCCACGTACTGTTCGTAGTCGTCGACGGCGAAGGCGGCCTTGTAGCTGTCGACCACGCGATAGACGACGACCGCGGCGATCTCGACCGGATTGCCGTCGGCCTCGTTGACCTTCAGCTTCTGGGTCTCGAAGTTCCGGACCCGCAGCGAGATATTGCGGCGGCTGCTGAACGGGGTGGCCCAGTGGAATCCGGCCTCGCTCACCGAGCCGATGTAGCGGCCGAAGAACTGAACCACCTTGGCCTGGTTGGGATTCACCACCACGAACCCGGTGAGTACCACCACGGCCGCGATGACGGCCACGATCAGCAGCGCCACCCCACCCGGGGACGCGCCCTCATGACCGTTCTGCGCATTGCCGATGATGCCGATCGCCACCGCGACCAGAACCCCGAGCAATACCAACACCCCCAGCATCAAAAACCCGTTCACGCGGAACGCCCGGCGCATCTCCATGACACTCTCCTAGTATCGAAGTGATATCACGACGATAGCGCGCGAAGGGGCCGCCGCCAAGACATTTCCACCGGCGGACAGCACGGCGGCCCGTGATCGACGTGATCACGGGCCGCCGGGTCCGCACCCTCAGCGCGGCGCGATATTGCGGTTGAAGCGGAACATGTTCTGCGCGTCGTACTCGGACTTGAGCGCGGTCAGCCGCGCATAGGTCGCGTCCGAATAGGCCGCGCGAGTCTGCTCGGCCTGTTCCCCGCCGCCGTAGAGGAAGTTCAGATTCCGGCCGATGGTCCAGGGCTCCACCGTCTTTCGAATACGCTCCAGCCCCGCGGCCACCGCCCGATCATCGGAGCCCGGCAACGCGATCGCCCGGGCGACATACTCGGCCGCACGGTGATCCACGGCGCTGGCGACCGGACCGGGACGGCGCAGCGCACCGCCCATATGCCGGAATCCGGCGACGACCGACAGAGCCGATCCCGGACCGGTGGCCTCCAGGAAGGCGTCGGTGGCATCGGCGGGCAGCTCCGAGAGCAGGGCGTTGGTGCCGGTGTACGGATGCGGGTGCGGCGGATCACTGTGGATCGCATGGGAATCGGTGTACGACATAACCCTCAGGTTGTCGGTGAAACGTTCGCCGATCGCGCGCAGCGGCGCTACCAGGCGCTCACCCTCGGCCGCCGATCCGGTGTAGGCCAGGGCCACCGTGGCCAGGTAGCGCCCGCGCAGCTGCGGCGGCACCTGCGGGATATCGGGTGCGGCCATCATGGTGATGGCGGAGGTGAGCTGTTCGGGCAGATCGGTGGTCCACAGCCGCCAAGCCTCCAGGGCCTGCGGCACCAGCGCGGCATCGAATTGCAGCTGGCCACCGTAAACCGTTGTGACCGGCACCAATTCGAGCTCCAGCGCGGTCACCACGCCGAAGTTCCCGACGGTGCCGAGCACCGCGCCGAAGAGTTCGTCACCGGACTCCAGACGGCGCAGGCGACCGTCCGCGGTGACCAGTTCGATGGCGCGCACATGGTCTGCGGCATAACCGAATTCGCGGGCCAGCAGGCCGATGCCACCGCCGAGGGTGTAGCCCACGACACCGACGGAATTCGAGGAGCCGTTCAGCGGGGCCAGGCCGTGCGCCGCGGCCGCCTCGATCAGCTGACCGGCCCGCACCCCGGCCGCGACGCGGGCGGTGCGGGTGGCGGCATCTATCCGGATATCGGTCAGCTGCCGGGTGTTGATGAGAACTCCCCCGTCGGCGGGCACCGACAGGCCGTGTCCGGTGGCCTGCACGGCGACCGGAAGTCCGTGCCGGGCGGCGTACTCCACGGCGGCGCGGACATCCTCGGCGTGCGCGGCGGTGACGACGATCGCGGGGCGATGGGTGTACGCGGTCTGGAATCCGGCGATCTCGGCGTCGTAGCCGCTGTCGCCCGGCTGCCGGACCGCACCGGTGGTGGCGGGCAGTTCGATATTCGCGTTCTTCGTCATGGCTTCGACTCTGCCCCCGACGGATTGAGAACTCCAACAGATAGTTTTTCTTATAGCTAGAATCAACGGTTATGGAACTCCGTCAGCTGCGCTACTTCGTCACCGTCGCAGAGGAGGCCAACTTCACCCGCGCCGCGGCCCGCCTGCACCTGGCCCAGCCGGGTTTGAGCGCGCAGATCCGGCAGCTGGAACGCGAACTGGGACAACAACTTCTGGATCGCTCCACGCGTTCGGTCAGCCTCACCCCGGTGGGTGCGGCGGTGCTGCCGCACGCCAGGGCCGCACTGGAGGCCGCCGAGCGGATCAGCCACACCGTCGACGAGTTCACCGGACTACTGCGCGGGCATGTGCGTGTCGGCATGATCTCCGGCGCCGCCAATGACGAGGTCGACTTCGCGCGGGTGCTGGCCGAATACCATCGCGATCATCCGCAGATCGCCATCTCGCTCACCGAGGACACCTCGGAGAACATGTACGCGGCACTGCGGCACGGCGAACTCGATATCGCGCTACTCGGACTCACCGGTGACGACCTCGATCCGGAGGTCGCACTGGAGACGGTCTTCGATTCGGTCATTGTCGCGGCGGTGGCGGCCGATGCCACCGGATTCGGTGATCGCATCACCCTCGCCGAGTTGTGCGAGCACCAGCTCATCTGCCTGCCGCGCGGTACCGGCATTCGCGGATCGCTCGAAAACGCTTGCACGGCAGCCGGATTGACTCCACAGGTGGCATTCGAGGGTGCCGCGCCACCCCTGCTGCTGCGACTGGCCCGGTATGGACTCGGCGTGGCGGTGGTACCGCCGTTGCGGGCGGCGGATGCGGCCGCGCTCGGGGTGCGCATGGTCGATATCGATCCCCCGATTCGCGGACGACTGGCCCTGGCATGGAACCGGGATCGCCAGCTGAGCCCGGCCGCGAAGGTACTGCTGGGACAGGTCCGGATCGCCATGGGCGGCTGGAAGGGTGAGGAGACCATCTTCGTAGAGCGATAGCGCACCACCTTACATACCCAATACTTCCCTAACCTTCCCTATTGAAATGTCAGATAGGGAAGGTTAGAGTATTTCACGTGAACGATCGCCTGTACTCCGCGGAGGAAGTCGCCGAACGCCTCGGCCTACACGTGCGCACCGTGCGCGGCTATGTCCGCGAGGGCAAGCTCCCCGCGGTGCGCATCGGTAAGCAGTACCGCATCGCGCACGCGGATCTGGAAGCCTTCACCGGCCGACCTGTTCCGGATGCGTTGCGCGAGAGCGTCTCTCGCGAGCGCCATGCCGAGGTGTCGAGCATTGTCGAGGTCGACGCAGTGGACCGAGCGACGGTCGATCGAATGTCCACCCTGCTCACGGGGGCTACCGGCAACCGGCAGGCCGGTGACGAACCACTGCGGTTCCAGACCTTCTACGACGCCGAACGCGCCCGGCTCAAGATCATCATCGTGGGCGGCCTGGGTGAGACGGCCCGGCTGCTCGAATACCTGGAAGGGGTGCTCACCTCATGAGCACGACAGACACCACCCGACCCATCGCATCCATCTACAAATCCGCCGCCGGTGCCGCCGCCATCGCGGAACAGTATCGAGAGGTATTGCGCACCTGGCCGATTCCGTCGGAGCGACTGCTGGTGCCGACCCGCGAGGGCGACACCTTCGTCATCGCCAGCGGACCGCGCGAGGCACCGCCGCTGGTGCTGCTACACGGGTCCGGCGCCAACTCGGGCATGTGGCGAGGCGATATCGCCTCCTGGGCAAAGGAATTCCGGGTGTATGGCGTCGATATGGTCGGCGAGCCCGGCGGCAGCGCACCATCACGCCCGGTATTGGGGTCCGAGGCGGTCGCGCTCTGGCTCGACGACGTGCTTGCGGGCCTGGGTGTTTCGAGCACCGCCATCGCCGCGATCTCACTCGGCGGGTGGACCGCGCTGGATTACGCCATCCGCCGCCCCGAGCGCGTCACCCAACTGGCACTGCTGTGCCCCGGCGGTGTCGGCAAGCAGCGCTATGGCTGGATATTGAGGGCCATCGTCCCCCGCCTGTTCGACCGCCACGACCCGCACAGCTCGGCGCGCACGGTCACCGGCCTCGAGGGTGCGCACCTGGATGCGGTGGTGGATGAGATCGTACTCACCTTCACCCACTTCAATCCGCGCCGGGAACGGCTGCCGCCCTTCACCGATGCGCAATTGCGCGGCCTCAACATGCCGGTCCTGGCCGTCGCCGGCGATCGGGACGTCATGTTCGACTCGGCCGAAACCGCCCGCCGCATAACCCGTTCCGTTCCCGATGCCACGGTTCGAGTCCTGCCCGGCGTAGGTCACGCCATCCTCGGTCAGACCGATCTGGTGCTGGACTTCCTGCTCGAACACCTCGGCCGGAGCTGACCGCGGCGACCGGCCGCTTCGATGCCACGGCGAAACGCCGCCACGCCGCACGACGCCACGCCGGAATCCCGCACTTCCAAGTGGATCTGCCACCGGCCGCCCGCCCCGCGATCTCTGGAATGGGCCACCCGACCACGCGGACGAATTCCGCTGCACGAACCCGTCATCCCCTCCGTACGCACCAGCCCCCGCGCCGAAGCTCG is a genomic window containing:
- a CDS encoding serine/threonine-protein kinase, which encodes MEESPFGRYRLLGLLGEGGMGRVYRAFDIETERVVALKVLPPQFAHDPVYRERFRREAQAAARLTEPHIIPIHGYGEIDGRLFLDMRLVEGIDLATVLSDAGRLAPMRAVDTLSQIAAALDAAHRAGLVHRDVKPSNILTTADGFAYLIDFGIARGENDSELTTMGAAIGTFAYMAPERLANDDYDGRADVYSLACVLYECLAGSKPFPGNSVERQIAAHLSAPPPRPSVSGPGIATDFDAVIARGMAKNPADRYPTAGALAEAARIAQRSRLREAGHGPGTPLPPTSNPSGHPAPGFDAEGPDTAVTQFNPLHPPRVGPHTTPAATADTHVVRPATPDPAKRSLSALMWAASAMILIVAIGVVAVPLIRHGSTESNSATAPQATTMVPTSPVRTGSPAPSTGPLTRASPLITPPPTDTASALANFVQEHYALLPRNPAAAWARLTPRYQGYIGGYDTYRSFWGTVDSVTIGNVAADPVALTVTYRLSFRYNNGTPITSEQRRAQLVRNGDTFLIDSAEPIS
- a CDS encoding SPFH domain-containing protein; its protein translation is MEMRRAFRVNGFLMLGVLVLLGVLVAVAIGIIGNAQNGHEGASPGGVALLIVAVIAAVVVLTGFVVVNPNQAKVVQFFGRYIGSVSEAGFHWATPFSSRRNISLRVRNFETQKLKVNEADGNPVEIAAVVVYRVVDSYKAAFAVDDYEQYVETQSEAAVRHLATTHPYDAHDDTTRTSLRDGSTVAEELTTELRERTDLAGIEVIEARITHLAYAPEIAQSMLVRQQASQIVAARTRIVEGAVGMVGLALERLAAEGMVELDEERKAAMVSNLLVVLCGDRAAQPVVNTGTLYN
- a CDS encoding FAD-binding oxidoreductase codes for the protein MTKNANIELPATTGAVRQPGDSGYDAEIAGFQTAYTHRPAIVVTAAHAEDVRAAVEYAARHGLPVAVQATGHGLSVPADGGVLINTRQLTDIRIDAATRTARVAAGVRAGQLIEAAAAHGLAPLNGSSNSVGVVGYTLGGGIGLLAREFGYAADHVRAIELVTADGRLRRLESGDELFGAVLGTVGNFGVVTALELELVPVTTVYGGQLQFDAALVPQALEAWRLWTTDLPEQLTSAITMMAAPDIPQVPPQLRGRYLATVALAYTGSAAEGERLVAPLRAIGERFTDNLRVMSYTDSHAIHSDPPHPHPYTGTNALLSELPADATDAFLEATGPGSALSVVAGFRHMGGALRRPGPVASAVDHRAAEYVARAIALPGSDDRAVAAGLERIRKTVEPWTIGRNLNFLYGGGEQAEQTRAAYSDATYARLTALKSEYDAQNMFRFNRNIAPR
- a CDS encoding LysR family transcriptional regulator, producing the protein MELRQLRYFVTVAEEANFTRAAARLHLAQPGLSAQIRQLERELGQQLLDRSTRSVSLTPVGAAVLPHARAALEAAERISHTVDEFTGLLRGHVRVGMISGAANDEVDFARVLAEYHRDHPQIAISLTEDTSENMYAALRHGELDIALLGLTGDDLDPEVALETVFDSVIVAAVAADATGFGDRITLAELCEHQLICLPRGTGIRGSLENACTAAGLTPQVAFEGAAPPLLLRLARYGLGVAVVPPLRAADAAALGVRMVDIDPPIRGRLALAWNRDRQLSPAAKVLLGQVRIAMGGWKGEETIFVER
- a CDS encoding helix-turn-helix domain-containing protein, whose translation is MNDRLYSAEEVAERLGLHVRTVRGYVREGKLPAVRIGKQYRIAHADLEAFTGRPVPDALRESVSRERHAEVSSIVEVDAVDRATVDRMSTLLTGATGNRQAGDEPLRFQTFYDAERARLKIIIVGGLGETARLLEYLEGVLTS
- a CDS encoding alpha/beta fold hydrolase, which produces MSTTDTTRPIASIYKSAAGAAAIAEQYREVLRTWPIPSERLLVPTREGDTFVIASGPREAPPLVLLHGSGANSGMWRGDIASWAKEFRVYGVDMVGEPGGSAPSRPVLGSEAVALWLDDVLAGLGVSSTAIAAISLGGWTALDYAIRRPERVTQLALLCPGGVGKQRYGWILRAIVPRLFDRHDPHSSARTVTGLEGAHLDAVVDEIVLTFTHFNPRRERLPPFTDAQLRGLNMPVLAVAGDRDVMFDSAETARRITRSVPDATVRVLPGVGHAILGQTDLVLDFLLEHLGRS